From Argopecten irradians isolate NY chromosome 2, Ai_NY, whole genome shotgun sequence, the proteins below share one genomic window:
- the LOC138317000 gene encoding uncharacterized protein, whose translation MKSIWLAFIIGCLIGMAAAQKGCKDRKTGTKYNDGDKWNDEKLECRFYRCVDGKIQKQANACIWRDTCYKNNAKWKDGCHNYYCNMTQPDQQTTVYNVEVNPGCNHNGTCRKNGEQWKNECHIYTCTVTAKKDGSLTAESGPMTLGCKFNKKCKKEGDTWKDGCFEYACVSYSEKGVKKSKIDTKPSCWVRGTKKCVPVGETVQIRCNTYKCTLDGKKLFLEPKKFGCPYNKGCVPEGKTIMRQCSKFRCAQKGDRYGFLPDALGCKYNGKCYPEGKEWFNSTMCATLTCSSSPHKKRSYLIRMRVKASDHGCPWEKKCMKEDETWVDKDCTERVCKIFQRKYRATHQEQVVQQLCTDAKGKCVAVGSTGFSAFVKGVKFNNCSCQKKGKKGSVTKCE comes from the exons ATGAAGAGCATCTGGTTGGCTTTTATAATTGGTTGCCTTATTGGCATGGCGGCAGCTCAAAAAG GTTGTAAGGACAGGAAGACTGGTACAAAGTACAATGATGGCGACAAATGGAATGACGAGAAACTTGAATGTAGATTCTACCGATGTGTTGACGGCAAAATCCAAAAGCAGGCCAACG CATGTATCTGGAGGGACACCTGCTACAAGAACAATGCTAAATGGAAGGATGGCTGCCATAACTACTACTGTAACATGACCCAGCCTGACCAACAAACAACCGTATATAATGTCGAGGTTAATCCAG GATGCAACCACAACGGTACCTGCAGGAAAAATGGCGAGCAATGGAAGAATGAGTGCCATATTTATACCTGTACTGTAACTGCCAAGAAAGACGGGTCTTTGACTGCTGAATCAGGACCAATGACAT TGGGCTGCAAATTTAACAAGAAATGCAAGAAAGAAGGCGACACATGGAAAGACGGATGTTTTGAATACGCCTGCGTATCCTATTCAGAGAAGGGTGTCAAAAAGAGCAAAATCGACACCAAGCCAT CATGTTGGGTGAGAGGAACAAAGAAATGCGTACCTGTTGGCGAGACAGTTCAAATACGATGTAATACCTACAAATGTACTTTGGATGGAAAGAAATTGTTTTTGGAGCCAAAGAAATTCG GATGTCCCTATAACAAAGGTTGTGTGCCAGAGGGTAAAACAATCATGAGGCAATGTTCAAAATTCAGATGTGCCCAAAAAGGTGATAGATACGGGTTCCTCCCAGATGCATTAG GTTGTAAATACAATGGGAAATGTTATCCCGAGGGAAAAGAATGGTTTAATAGCACAATGTGTGCCACACTAACGTGCAGCAGCTCTCCTCACAAGAAGAGGAGTTACTTAATCAGAATGAGGGTAAAAGCTTCAGATCATG GTTGCCCATGGGAGAAGAAGTGCATGAAGGAAGACGAGACATGGGTAGACAAAGATTGTACGGAACGTGTGTGTAAAATATTCCAGAGGAAGTACCGTGCCACACATCAAGAACAGGTCGTACAGCAAT TGTGCACAGATGCTAAGGGCAAGTGTGTGGCAGTCGGATCGACTGGGTTCTCAGCGTTCGTGAAGGGGGTCAAATTTAATAACTGTTCCTGTCAGAAGAAAGGAAAGAAGGGTTCTGTGACCAAATGCGAATAG